One stretch of Rhodanobacteraceae bacterium DNA includes these proteins:
- the ylqF gene encoding ribosome biogenesis GTPase YlqF: MTIHWYPGHMHKAQKDMLELLPQVDLLIEILDARIPHSSENPAIARLRGDTPCIKVLSKSDLADPDVTALWQAQFEQQRHVATFPTRSDQPEAIKQLLGLCRAMFPQRDTSRNPIHAMVVGIPNVGKSTLINILSGRTIARTGDEPAITKSQQRIDLDSGLTLFDTPGILWPKVENPASSYRLAATGAIRDTAMEYDDVGFFVAEYLLRSYPERLKERFKLEALPDTEDAFLELAAVRRGAVASGGKVNMHKICELLIKEFRSGKLGRISLETPAMIAQEQIAIDQAAARKAADKAERKQRFKQGSQSMDMQERRTERADTLAVKKPGPRRHGS; the protein is encoded by the coding sequence ATGACGATCCACTGGTACCCGGGCCATATGCACAAAGCCCAGAAGGACATGCTCGAATTGCTCCCGCAGGTCGACCTTCTGATCGAAATTCTCGACGCTCGCATTCCGCACTCCAGCGAAAATCCGGCCATTGCTCGCCTGCGCGGAGATACGCCCTGCATCAAGGTGCTGAGCAAGTCGGATCTGGCGGATCCCGACGTGACGGCGCTGTGGCAGGCGCAGTTCGAGCAACAGCGGCATGTGGCGACCTTTCCGACCCGCAGCGATCAGCCGGAAGCGATCAAGCAGCTGCTGGGACTGTGTCGGGCCATGTTTCCGCAGCGGGACACCAGCAGGAATCCGATTCATGCCATGGTGGTCGGCATCCCCAACGTCGGCAAGTCGACACTGATCAACATCCTCTCCGGGCGCACCATCGCCCGCACCGGCGACGAGCCGGCGATCACCAAATCCCAGCAGCGTATCGACCTCGATAGTGGCCTGACGCTCTTCGATACGCCGGGAATCCTCTGGCCCAAGGTCGAGAACCCGGCATCCAGCTACCGTCTGGCCGCCACCGGTGCCATCCGCGACACGGCGATGGAATACGATGACGTGGGCTTCTTTGTCGCCGAGTATCTGCTGCGCAGCTATCCGGAACGGCTGAAGGAGCGCTTCAAGCTGGAGGCGCTGCCCGATACCGAAGACGCCTTTCTGGAACTGGCCGCGGTCAGGCGCGGTGCGGTGGCCTCCGGTGGCAAGGTCAATATGCACAAGATCTGCGAACTGCTGATCAAGGAGTTTCGCAGCGGCAAGCTCGGCCGCATCAGCCTGGAAACACCGGCCATGATTGCCCAGGAGCAGATCGCGATCGATCAGGCCGCAGCGCGCAAGGCCGCCGACAAGGCCGAGCGCAAGCAGCGCTTCAAGCAGGGCTCGCAATCCATGGACATGCAGGAGCGCAGGACCGAGCGTGCCGACACGCTGGCCGTCAAGAAGCCAGGACCGCGGCGCCACGGCAGCTGA
- a CDS encoding VCBS repeat-containing protein: protein MKVGTHPDLPARTHVQQGASSARRAAAFIVSLAGLCLATQVMAEPFVLDTMPADFDGVYFSPTFPSATRYEAPALAPVAVDFNGDGQTSWYAGGRQVAVAQTPTPFDPNRYGNLALPAVSLPVCPSCTPRYRAFAVGDVNRDGKPDIVRLNEWVGQSFTFTLQVFHGDGDNSFTAAWREDFVDNPSFNSGSHYFQMALADFDRDGDLDLALLTTYNFTNTSVSPWLDAGHLRIRWNTLNGQFGTQTVVQSQHFRDNSNLYVQDLEQDGDADILVNFRSTWAANNTYTPSSVFFTNTGDGTFSVRNESRQEFWSPAGIADLNRDAFPDFLYFNVNGLAWIPNNRAGAYGGGIGYGTAVPEEGDLAMADFDEDGLIDLISGETIGGQNALVLRRGLGNTTLAAAQTIAILPSEVVQMGVGDARGDADADVLLRLANGTFQLARNQAQRLDPSRATSQVATSQTGLSKLAVADFNRDGVDDLLALQPAGTRAYLATGTTGGGFNPAEFKILSSGASDMAVGDFNRDGKADYAYVAPGSGQVRIVSQIDNIFFSWTDASIGTYPGASLIQAGSAFINDAKTDLVVSSNSSGGLLWFLNPGSAAAWNTTSPVTTLDPIPQGLTLIPHYRGFGDAAMSCAANGLAFYVRGYSNVLGWFESASLLQVQSIQQTGVCVAVNIDNDLEKELVFVSGNGRLVWWNPESNPIVTTTTIDNSVPGLVNAIAAVDWNVDGLNDLLVATSEGLYLYAREGLAEEWVRRQLYADSLLGATDVVAIDVNRDRRPDAAFINGGTVRVLPNSSRIVAADVASYPAGTPLMLTPGANGTAFEIAIVNPGRFDEDARIAVKSTRVVFNKAVLSGGIWSKGAAMTRAEVEQAVASVSIRMDGLVIGTSGTTLVAADGSLQINYNSVLGNLVPIPPGESKQLTAVVTLKPTAASASYTNFYLSHVGTPGLAQVLHGTEAIGRTDAFGGEASNRVSFDPVMQDQMFKNGFE from the coding sequence GTGAAAGTTGGAACCCACCCGGATTTGCCTGCCCGTACCCACGTGCAACAGGGCGCCAGCAGCGCTCGGCGGGCTGCAGCATTCATTGTCAGCCTTGCCGGCTTGTGCCTGGCAACGCAGGTCATGGCCGAACCCTTCGTACTGGATACGATGCCTGCCGATTTTGATGGGGTTTATTTCAGCCCAACATTTCCAAGTGCGACCAGGTACGAAGCGCCGGCTCTGGCTCCGGTGGCAGTCGACTTCAATGGTGACGGCCAGACTTCCTGGTACGCCGGCGGTCGTCAGGTGGCGGTCGCCCAGACCCCGACACCGTTCGATCCGAATCGCTATGGCAACCTCGCACTCCCTGCCGTTTCCTTGCCGGTTTGCCCGTCCTGTACGCCGCGCTACCGCGCCTTTGCGGTGGGTGATGTCAACCGAGACGGCAAGCCGGACATCGTTCGCCTGAATGAGTGGGTTGGCCAGTCGTTCACCTTCACGCTGCAGGTGTTCCATGGTGACGGCGACAACAGTTTCACGGCCGCCTGGCGTGAGGATTTTGTCGACAATCCGTCGTTCAACTCAGGCAGTCACTACTTTCAGATGGCCTTGGCCGATTTTGACCGCGACGGTGACCTGGATCTGGCGCTACTGACCACCTACAACTTCACCAATACGAGCGTGTCACCCTGGTTGGACGCGGGCCATCTACGGATACGCTGGAACACGCTGAATGGACAGTTCGGGACGCAGACGGTGGTGCAAAGCCAGCACTTCAGGGACAACTCCAATCTGTATGTACAGGACCTGGAGCAGGATGGCGATGCGGATATCCTGGTCAATTTCCGTTCTACCTGGGCCGCCAACAACACCTATACGCCGTCGTCGGTCTTCTTCACCAACACTGGGGACGGGACATTCTCGGTGCGCAATGAAAGCAGGCAGGAATTCTGGAGCCCGGCAGGCATTGCCGATCTGAACCGCGACGCCTTCCCAGACTTTCTGTACTTCAACGTCAACGGGCTTGCGTGGATCCCGAACAATCGCGCTGGCGCCTACGGCGGCGGAATCGGCTACGGCACCGCGGTGCCGGAGGAGGGCGATCTGGCCATGGCTGACTTCGACGAAGACGGACTCATCGATCTGATCAGCGGCGAGACGATTGGCGGTCAGAACGCTCTGGTGTTGCGCCGGGGACTTGGTAACACCACTCTGGCCGCCGCGCAGACGATCGCAATACTGCCCTCGGAAGTGGTGCAGATGGGTGTGGGGGATGCTCGTGGCGATGCCGATGCTGACGTGCTGCTGCGGCTGGCCAACGGCACTTTCCAGTTGGCGCGCAATCAGGCGCAACGCCTGGATCCGAGTCGAGCGACCTCGCAGGTGGCCACCAGTCAAACCGGTCTGTCGAAGCTCGCCGTCGCCGACTTCAATCGGGATGGTGTGGACGACCTGTTGGCTCTGCAGCCGGCGGGAACGCGCGCTTACCTGGCAACGGGTACCACCGGCGGGGGTTTCAATCCTGCCGAATTCAAGATTCTGTCCAGTGGCGCGTCCGACATGGCCGTGGGTGACTTCAACCGCGATGGCAAGGCTGACTATGCCTATGTAGCGCCTGGCAGTGGCCAGGTACGCATCGTCTCGCAGATCGACAACATCTTCTTCTCCTGGACCGACGCGTCGATCGGGACCTATCCGGGGGCATCGTTGATCCAGGCCGGGAGCGCCTTCATCAACGATGCGAAGACCGATCTGGTGGTTTCCAGCAATTCTTCGGGTGGTTTGCTCTGGTTCTTGAACCCGGGCAGCGCCGCAGCCTGGAACACAACCTCACCGGTGACCACGCTGGATCCCATTCCGCAAGGCCTGACCCTGATTCCCCACTACCGCGGATTTGGCGATGCCGCGATGAGTTGCGCCGCCAACGGCCTGGCGTTCTATGTCAGGGGCTACAGCAACGTACTGGGCTGGTTCGAATCGGCGAGCCTGCTGCAGGTTCAGTCGATCCAGCAGACGGGGGTGTGCGTGGCGGTCAATATCGACAACGATCTGGAAAAGGAACTGGTGTTCGTGTCCGGCAATGGTCGATTGGTGTGGTGGAACCCGGAGAGCAACCCCATTGTCACGACCACCACGATCGACAACAGCGTTCCTGGCCTGGTCAACGCCATTGCCGCGGTAGACTGGAACGTTGATGGACTCAACGATTTGCTGGTGGCCACGAGCGAGGGTTTGTATCTGTACGCTCGCGAAGGTCTGGCCGAGGAATGGGTGCGGCGTCAGCTCTATGCCGATTCGTTGCTGGGGGCCACTGATGTTGTCGCCATCGACGTCAATCGCGACCGTCGCCCGGATGCCGCGTTCATCAATGGTGGCACCGTTCGTGTGCTGCCCAACTCCTCGCGCATCGTTGCTGCCGATGTCGCCAGTTACCCGGCTGGAACGCCACTGATGCTCACTCCTGGTGCCAACGGTACTGCATTCGAGATTGCCATCGTCAATCCCGGTCGCTTCGATGAAGACGCCCGCATCGCCGTCAAGAGCACCCGGGTGGTGTTCAACAAGGCCGTGCTGAGTGGTGGCATCTGGAGCAAAGGCGCTGCCATGACTCGCGCCGAAGTCGAGCAGGCAGTCGCCAGTGTATCGATCAGGATGGACGGTCTGGTCATCGGCACCAGCGGCACCACGCTGGTCGCTGCCGATGGCAGCCTGCAAATCAACTACAACAGCGTTCTGGGTAATCTGGTGCCGATCCCGCCGGGCGAATCCAAGCAACTCACGGCGGTCGTCACGCTGAAACCTACCGCTGCCAGCGCCAGCTACACCAACTTCTATCTGAGCCATGTCGGCACGCCGGGCCTGGCTCAGGTGCTGCATGGCACTGAGGCGATCGGGCGCACCGATGCATTTGGCGGCGAGGCTTCCAATCGGGTGAGCTTCGATCCTGTGATGCAGGATCAGATGTTCAAGAATGGTTTCGAGTAA
- the glgC gene encoding glucose-1-phosphate adenylyltransferase, producing the protein MRDQQDPRFVSRLTKDTLALVLAGGRGTRLNALTDWRAKPAVPFGGKFRIIDFPLSNCINSGVRRIAVLTQYKSHSLIRHIQMGWGFLRGEFNEFVELFPAQQRVDETSWYAGTADAVFQNIDILLSHAPSYLLVLAGDHIYKMDYGQMLAEHVRRGADFTVGCIEVPLAEASAFGVMQVDAEMRIRQFAEKPAAPEPMPGRDDVALASMGIYVFNTRFLIDQLVRDAADKASSHDFGKDIIPKAIHEFPAYAYAFREPDGEHQGYWRDVGTVEAFWKANLELLDPLPQLNLYDADWPIWTYQEQLPPAKFAAQEGRAGCALDSMVSGGCLVVGATVRRSVLFSNVRVEMDTEIDESVLLPNVTVGRGCRIRRAVLDKGCTIPDGTYIGIDPVHDAERFHVISNGVVLVTRDMLGQSRYVPLSAQRR; encoded by the coding sequence ATGCGTGATCAGCAAGATCCGAGATTTGTCAGCCGCCTGACCAAGGACACCCTCGCACTGGTGCTGGCTGGCGGGCGCGGTACCCGGCTCAATGCGCTGACCGACTGGCGCGCCAAACCGGCGGTACCCTTCGGTGGCAAGTTCCGCATCATCGATTTCCCACTGTCCAACTGCATCAATTCGGGCGTGCGCCGGATTGCGGTGCTCACTCAGTACAAATCGCACTCGCTGATCCGTCATATCCAGATGGGCTGGGGGTTTCTGCGCGGCGAATTCAATGAGTTCGTTGAACTGTTTCCGGCGCAACAGCGGGTGGACGAGACTTCCTGGTATGCGGGCACGGCCGATGCCGTGTTCCAGAACATCGACATCCTGCTGTCGCACGCTCCCAGCTACCTTCTGGTGCTGGCGGGCGATCACATCTACAAGATGGACTACGGTCAGATGCTGGCCGAGCATGTGCGCCGGGGTGCCGATTTCACCGTTGGCTGCATCGAAGTGCCGCTGGCCGAAGCCAGCGCCTTTGGCGTGATGCAGGTCGACGCCGAAATGCGCATCCGCCAGTTTGCCGAGAAGCCGGCCGCGCCCGAGCCGATGCCGGGGCGCGACGATGTGGCGCTGGCGTCGATGGGTATCTATGTGTTCAACACCCGGTTCCTGATCGACCAACTGGTGCGTGACGCCGCAGACAAGGCTTCCAGCCACGATTTTGGCAAGGACATCATCCCCAAGGCCATCCACGAGTTCCCCGCCTACGCCTATGCCTTCCGCGAACCGGACGGCGAGCACCAGGGGTATTGGCGTGATGTCGGCACCGTGGAGGCCTTCTGGAAGGCCAATCTGGAGTTGCTGGATCCGCTGCCGCAGCTGAATCTCTACGATGCCGACTGGCCGATCTGGACCTATCAGGAACAGTTGCCGCCGGCCAAGTTTGCCGCGCAGGAGGGTCGCGCTGGCTGCGCGCTGGATTCGATGGTGTCGGGCGGCTGTCTGGTGGTGGGCGCCACCGTGCGGCGCTCGGTATTGTTCTCCAATGTACGTGTGGAAATGGACACCGAGATCGATGAATCGGTGCTGCTGCCCAATGTCACGGTGGGTCGCGGTTGCAGAATCCGCCGCGCGGTGCTCGACAAGGGTTGCACCATTCCCGATGGCACCTACATCGGCATCGATCCGGTCCATGACGCCGAGCGCTTTCACGTCATCAGCAATGGTGTGGTCCTGGTGACCCGCGACATGCTGGGGCAGTCGCGCTATGTGCCGCTGAGTGCCCAGCGCCGTTGA
- the ylqF gene encoding ribosome biogenesis GTPase YlqF, translating to MTIHWYPGHMHKAQKDMLELLPQVDLLIEILDARIPHSSENPAIARLRGDTPCIKVLSKSDLADPEVTALWRAQFEQQRHVATFPTRSDQPEAIKQLLGLCRAMFPQRDTGRNPIHAMVVGIPNVGKSTLINILSGRTIARTGDEPAITKSQQRIDLGSGLTLFDTPGILWPKVENPAASYRLAATGAIRDTAMEYDDVGFFLAEYLLRSYPERLKERFKLEALPDTEDAFLELAAVRRGAVASGGKVNMHKICELLIKEFRSGKLGRISLETPAMIAAEREQLDQAAARKAADKAARKQRFKEGSRSLGKQERKAERADAPGGRKST from the coding sequence ATGACGATCCACTGGTACCCGGGCCATATGCATAAGGCCCAGAAGGACATGCTGGAGCTGCTGCCGCAGGTCGATCTGCTGATCGAGATCCTCGACGCCCGCATTCCGCATTCCAGCGAGAATCCGGCCATTGCTCGCCTGCGCGGAGACACGCCCTGCATCAAGGTGCTGAGCAAGTCGGATCTGGCTGATCCGGAAGTGACGGCGCTGTGGCGGGCGCAGTTCGAGCAACAGCGGCATGTGGCGACCTTTCCGACCCGCAGCGATCAGCCGGAAGCCATCAAGCAGCTGCTGGGACTGTGTCGGGCCATGTTTCCGCAGCGGGACACCGGCAGGAATCCGATTCATGCCATGGTGGTCGGCATCCCCAACGTCGGCAAGTCGACACTGATCAACATTCTCTCCGGGCGCACCATCGCCAGGACCGGCGATGAGCCGGCGATCACCAAATCCCAGCAACGCATCGACCTCGGCAGCGGCCTGACGCTGTTCGATACGCCGGGAATCCTCTGGCCCAAGGTGGAGAACCCTGCCGCCAGTTATCGCCTCGCGGCCACCGGTGCCATCCGCGACACGGCGATGGAATACGATGACGTGGGCTTCTTCCTGGCCGAGTACCTATTGCGCAGCTATCCCGAACGGTTGAAGGAGCGCTTCAAGCTGGAGGCGCTGCCCGATACCGAAGACGCTTTTCTGGAACTGGCCGCGGTCAGGCGCGGTGCGGTGGCCTCCGGTGGCAAGGTCAACATGCACAAGATCTGCGAGTTGCTGATCAAGGAATTCCGTAGCGGCAAACTGGGTCGCATCAGCCTGGAAACCCCGGCGATGATCGCCGCGGAAAGAGAGCAGCTGGATCAGGCCGCAGCGCGCAAGGCTGCCGACAAGGCCGCACGCAAGCAGCGTTTCAAGGAAGGCTCGCGATCCCTGGGCAAGCAGGAGCGCAAGGCCGAACGCGCGGATGCGCCGGGTGGCAGGAAGTCGACCTAG
- the glgA gene encoding glycogen synthase GlgA — MNVLFASAEVFPLAKTGGLADVAAALPAALKALGVNVRVIMPAYRGLAERLREGECLGQLEVHGRGMQLIGGGHPDNGVPMLLLDAPALYARDGSPYADRHGQPHADNALRFACFCEAVARIAQGAVGAGLAADIVHLNDWHTGLVPVYLDTGAARPRTLFTIHNLAYQGIYDLAEYRRLGLPETLWHPGALEFYGGFSFMKAGLVLADRLSTVSPSYAREIQTPQFGERLDGVLRQRAGDLCGILNGIDPEVWNPASDPLIEQRYDATSVVAGKHANKRALQRDLGLEASDDPLLAFIGRLAYQKGADALLAARPELSGLPLQIVILASGDPALERDFQDWATAMPERVAVRASYDEALAHRIEAAADMLIMPSRFEPCGLNQMYSLAYGTIPLVRNVGGLADSVADIDSAEPTGIVFRHSDAGGVGYAVRTACERYAQPEVWRRMQQAGMAQRWEWQTSAMRYVDIYRSLLAAARHRP, encoded by the coding sequence ATGAATGTGCTGTTTGCGTCCGCCGAGGTCTTTCCGCTGGCCAAGACCGGCGGGCTGGCCGATGTGGCTGCTGCTTTGCCGGCTGCGCTCAAGGCGCTGGGCGTGAACGTGCGCGTGATCATGCCGGCTTATCGGGGTTTGGCTGAACGTCTGCGCGAAGGCGAATGCCTTGGGCAGTTGGAAGTGCACGGGCGAGGCATGCAGTTGATCGGTGGCGGCCACCCGGACAACGGCGTGCCCATGCTGCTGCTCGACGCGCCGGCACTGTATGCGCGCGACGGTAGCCCCTACGCCGATCGCCATGGTCAGCCCCATGCCGACAATGCGCTGCGCTTCGCCTGCTTCTGCGAAGCCGTGGCGCGTATTGCGCAGGGCGCAGTCGGTGCTGGGCTGGCGGCCGACATCGTCCACCTGAATGACTGGCACACCGGTCTGGTGCCTGTGTATCTGGACACTGGCGCAGCGCGCCCGCGTACCCTGTTCACCATCCACAACCTCGCCTATCAGGGCATCTACGATCTCGCCGAGTACCGGCGGCTGGGGCTGCCCGAGACCCTCTGGCATCCCGGTGCGCTGGAGTTCTACGGCGGGTTCTCCTTCATGAAAGCGGGTCTGGTGCTTGCAGACCGATTGAGCACGGTATCACCCAGCTACGCTCGGGAGATTCAGACGCCGCAATTCGGCGAGCGTCTGGACGGTGTGCTGCGCCAGCGTGCCGGCGATCTCTGCGGCATTCTCAACGGCATCGATCCTGAGGTGTGGAATCCGGCCAGCGATCCCCTGATCGAGCAGCGCTACGATGCCACCAGCGTGGTCGCCGGCAAGCATGCCAACAAGCGCGCGTTGCAGCGTGATCTCGGTCTGGAGGCCAGTGATGACCCACTGCTGGCCTTCATTGGTCGACTGGCCTATCAGAAGGGCGCCGACGCCCTGCTGGCGGCGCGCCCCGAGCTCAGTGGCCTGCCCTTGCAGATCGTGATTCTGGCTTCGGGTGATCCGGCCTTGGAGCGCGATTTTCAGGATTGGGCCACGGCCATGCCCGAGCGCGTGGCGGTGCGTGCGAGCTATGACGAGGCCCTGGCCCACCGTATCGAAGCCGCCGCCGACATGCTGATCATGCCTTCGCGCTTCGAGCCCTGTGGCCTGAATCAGATGTACAGCCTGGCTTATGGCACCATCCCGCTGGTGCGCAATGTTGGCGGGCTGGCCGACAGCGTGGCCGACATCGATAGCGCCGAACCCACCGGCATCGTGTTCCGGCACAGCGACGCCGGCGGCGTCGGTTATGCCGTGCGCACCGCCTGCGAGCGCTACGCCCAGCCCGAAGTCTGGCGTCGCATGCAGCAGGCCGGGATGGCTCAGCGCTGGGAATGGCAGACCTCGGCCATGCGCTATGTGGACATCTATCGGAGCCTGCTTGCGGCGGCGCGCCATCGCCCATAG
- a CDS encoding serine/threonine protein kinase: MIGEGGNGRVYLAERQDLGGRAAVKLLRGRFTGPDITRRFHAEQVILARLDHPNIAHLLQVGVAEDGTPWLAMEYVEGQPFLQGLAAMSVRQRLRVILKLLDAVDHAHGQLVVHRDIKPGNILIDQRGEPRLLDFGIAKRLDDAGAQLTHTDSHPRTPAYAAPEQVRGEPISVATDVYALGVLLFESLTGSKPWNLAGMQLDAAALEGLRGWCLRAAGAGARAALRPSGRKIINAENAKSRGERRVAQIKDCPCLSPCPFCFSFAFSASRCWLQLTASPGRRGRDTRSLLLWEGLQPRSGMRSAPHCCRAEQVHCAPCAAASGSRCTRERLQRLQA; the protein is encoded by the coding sequence TTGATAGGCGAGGGCGGCAACGGCCGGGTCTATCTGGCCGAGAGGCAGGATCTGGGTGGCAGGGCCGCGGTCAAGCTGCTGCGTGGGCGCTTCACGGGCCCCGACATCACTCGGCGCTTTCATGCCGAGCAGGTCATTCTGGCCCGGCTGGACCACCCCAATATCGCGCATTTGCTGCAGGTCGGCGTGGCTGAGGACGGTACGCCGTGGCTGGCGATGGAGTATGTCGAGGGTCAGCCCTTCTTGCAGGGCCTGGCGGCGATGAGCGTGCGTCAGCGTCTGCGGGTGATCCTCAAGCTGCTCGACGCCGTGGACCATGCGCACGGTCAGTTGGTGGTTCATCGCGACATCAAGCCGGGCAATATCCTGATCGACCAGCGCGGCGAACCGCGGTTGCTTGATTTCGGCATCGCCAAGCGGCTGGATGACGCTGGCGCGCAGCTGACCCACACCGACAGCCATCCACGCACGCCGGCCTATGCGGCGCCCGAACAGGTGCGCGGGGAGCCGATCAGTGTGGCCACGGACGTCTACGCGCTGGGGGTGTTGCTGTTCGAAAGCCTGACGGGCAGCAAGCCGTGGAACCTGGCCGGCATGCAGCTCGATGCCGCCGCGCTCGAAGGGCTGCGAGGATGGTGTCTGCGAGCGGCCGGAGCAGGCGCGCGGGCCGCATTGAGACCATCTGGCAGGAAAATCATCAACGCGGAGAACGCCAAGAGTCGCGGAGAACGCAGAGTAGCGCAGATCAAGGATTGCCCTTGCCTTTCTCCGTGTCCTTTCTGCTTCTCCTTTGCGTTCTCTGCGTCCCGCTGTTGGCTGCAGCTCACCGCAAGTCCCGGTCGTCGGGGTCGCGACACAAGGTCGCTCCTACTGTGGGAGGGGCTTCAGCCGCGATCTGGGATGCGATCCGCGCCGCATTGCTGCAGGGCAGAGCAAGTACACTGCGCTCCCTGCGCCGCTGCCTCTGGCAGCCGATGCACCCGCGAACGATTGCAGAGGCTCCAAGCATGA
- a CDS encoding DUF393 domain-containing protein, translated as MLAASDSLGFSIDPSSRPEWPLSTHDATFPLTIYYDASCPLCRKEMHTLRDYDRRAQLQLVDCSAPDFHDPAVDRAGFQVPALMALIHARDAGGRWFIGVDVFVLAYRAVGIESIAGLWSNRALRPFWDRVYPWIARNRMALSKIGFTAAFGWLVERAAQRALARSKGCEDGVCERPEQARGPH; from the coding sequence ATGCTTGCAGCCTCAGACTCGCTGGGGTTTTCCATAGATCCCAGTTCGCGACCGGAGTGGCCCTTGAGCACGCACGACGCAACTTTTCCACTGACGATCTACTACGACGCCAGCTGCCCGCTTTGCCGCAAGGAGATGCACACGCTGCGCGATTACGACCGGCGCGCGCAGTTGCAGTTGGTCGATTGCTCCGCGCCGGACTTCCACGATCCGGCGGTCGACCGTGCCGGCTTTCAGGTGCCGGCGTTGATGGCCCTGATCCACGCCCGCGACGCCGGGGGACGCTGGTTCATCGGCGTTGATGTGTTCGTGCTCGCCTATCGTGCGGTTGGCATCGAATCCATTGCCGGGCTCTGGTCCAACCGCGCGCTGCGGCCGTTCTGGGATCGGGTCTATCCCTGGATCGCTCGAAACCGCATGGCATTGTCGAAAATCGGTTTCACCGCGGCTTTCGGCTGGCTGGTGGAGCGGGCGGCACAGCGTGCCCTGGCGCGCTCGAAGGGCTGCGAGGATGGTGTCTGCGAGCGGCCGGAGCAGGCGCGCGGGCCGCATTGA